The Jiangella sp. DSM 45060 genome contains the following window.
CAACGCGTTCGTCTTCCACGGGTCCTCGCTGGTCGAGGAGCTGGAGCTGATGACCGAGGCCGGCTACACCAGCGCCGAGCTCGTGCGGCTGGCCACCCGGGGCGCGGCGGACCATCTCGGCCTGACCGACCGCGGCCGCGTCGACGCCGGGTTCGTCGCCGACCTGGTGGCCGTGACCGGCGACCCCCTGGCGTCGGTCACCGCGCTGAGGGACCCGGCCGCCGTCGTCGTGGGCGGGACGGTGCTCGAGCGCCCCCAGCTGGACGCCCTGCTCGACGAGGTCGAGACGCTGGTCCATGCCGAGCCGGATCGCGCCCGGCTGCGACCGGCGCCGTCCGGCGAACGGCTGGTCGGCGACCACGAGCGGAGCAACTTCGGCCAGATCGACGCCGCCACGAGGATCTCGTCGCGCTCCGACGGCGACACGACGACGTGGCGTGAGCAGGTCGCGACCCGGCACGGCGTCGAGACCCGCACGACGGTCGTCGACGCGTCCGGGTACGTGGTGTCGGCCGACATCGAGCGGCAACGCGCCGAGGGCAGCGACGTCGCGACGGTGCGCCGCCACGGCGACCACTACGCCGTCCGCTGGTCGGCCCTCGACGGCTCGGAGCTCGACGCCGAGGTGCCCGCTCCCCTGCTGCCCGGCGCCGACCTCGGGGTGGCGGCCCTGCTGGCGGCGGCCCGGCTGGCCCCGGACCACGGCCCGTGGCCCGTCCTGTCGCTGCGCGCCGGCCTGGCCAACGCCCTGCCGCCCGTCCCCGGGACGCTGGAGCGCGACGGCGACGAACTGGTGCAGCGCACGACCGACGCCATCGTCCGGATCGCCGGCGACGTCACCGGCGAGTACACGGTGCAGGCGCCCATGACCCAGCTGGTGCACCGCCGCGCGGGCTCCTGACGTCCGGCGCCCGCCCTCTCCTCGCGACCCGCTGGCGGGGTCGAGCGCTCCCGATGTGGCCACGGACACTGTCCCCGCGCCTTGCCAGCGTGATTATGGCCTAGTTGAATAGGCCATAATCACCAACTCGGGAGGCTGCCGTGAGCACGGACACGTTCTGGACCGACGTGGAGGATCACCTGGTCCGCTACATCCCGGCGTTCACGCCGCGCGTCATCGAGCGCGCGGCAGGACCCTACGTCTACGACAGCGACGGCGCCGCGATCCTCGATTTCACGTCGGGCCAGATGAGCGCGGTGCTGGGACACTCGCACCCGGAGATCGTGAGGGCGGTCTCGGCGTGCGTCGGATCGCTGGACCACCTGTTCAGCGGGATGCTCAGCCGGCCGGTCGTGGACCTGGCGAAGCGGCTGGCGCACACGCTGCCGCCGAACCTCACCAAGATGCTGCTGCTGTCGACGGGAGCCGAGTCGAACGAGGCCGCGCTGAAGCTGGCCAAGCTGTACACCGGCCGGTACGAGATCGTCTCGTTCGACCGCTCGTGGCACGGCATGACGTCGGGCGCGTCGGCGGCGACGTTCTCCGCGGGCCGGCGCGGCTACGGGCCCACGATGCCGGGCAATTTCGTCCTGCCGACGCCGAACGCCTACCGCTCGCCCTTCCGCCACCCGGACGGGTCGCACGACTGGGAGTCCGAGCTGGAGTACGGGTTCGGCCTGGTCGACACCCAGTCGAACGGCTCGCTGGCCGCCTGCCTCGTCGAGCCGATCCTGTCCTCGGGCGGGGTCATCGAGCTGCCCGAGGGCTATCTCGCCCGGCTCAAGGAGCTGTGTGAGGCACGCGGGATGCTGCTGATCCTCGACGAGGCGCAGACCGGTCTCGGGCGCACCGGCCACATGTACGCGTTCGAGCGCGACGGCGTCGCCCCCGACATCCTGACGCTGTCGAAGACGCTCGGAGCCGGGCTGCCCGTCGCCGCCGTCCTGACGAGCGCCGAGATCGAGCAGGTCTGCGCCGAACGCAGGTTCCTCTTCTACACGACGCATGCCTCCGACCCGCTCGCGGCGGTGGTCGCGTCGACGGTTCTCGACGTCATCGAGCGCGACGGCCTCGTCGAACGGGCCGCGAAGCTGGGCCAGCAGCTCACCGACCGTCTCCTGGCCCTCCGTGACGCCCACGAGGTGGTGGGCGACATCCGCGGCCGGGGCCTGCTCCAGGGCGTCGAGCTGGTGGCCGACCGGGCCAGCAAGGCCCCGGCTCACGCCCTCGGCGCGGCCGTCACCGCGGCCTGCCTGGAGCGGGGCCTGCACATGAACATCGTGCAGCTGCCCGGCATGGGCGGCATCTTCCGCATCGCCCCGCCGCTCACCATCAGCGAGGACGAGCTGCACACCGGCATCGACATCCTCGGCGACGCGCTCACCGCCGCCACCGCGGCCGCCGCCTGAGCGCCGACGAGATCGCCAACTGCCTCGGTGCTGTAGCGGGTCGCAGCGGCAGCGGTCGCCTCGTGGA
Protein-coding sequences here:
- a CDS encoding aspartate aminotransferase family protein, yielding MSTDTFWTDVEDHLVRYIPAFTPRVIERAAGPYVYDSDGAAILDFTSGQMSAVLGHSHPEIVRAVSACVGSLDHLFSGMLSRPVVDLAKRLAHTLPPNLTKMLLLSTGAESNEAALKLAKLYTGRYEIVSFDRSWHGMTSGASAATFSAGRRGYGPTMPGNFVLPTPNAYRSPFRHPDGSHDWESELEYGFGLVDTQSNGSLAACLVEPILSSGGVIELPEGYLARLKELCEARGMLLILDEAQTGLGRTGHMYAFERDGVAPDILTLSKTLGAGLPVAAVLTSAEIEQVCAERRFLFYTTHASDPLAAVVASTVLDVIERDGLVERAAKLGQQLTDRLLALRDAHEVVGDIRGRGLLQGVELVADRASKAPAHALGAAVTAACLERGLHMNIVQLPGMGGIFRIAPPLTISEDELHTGIDILGDALTAATAAAA